The window TCGATCGACTTCGTCCGACCGAACGCTTAGGTACCACTCCGGTCGAAGTATTACTCATGAGCGGTACGACTCGTGACGTCGTCAGAGTGTCGGCGAAGGGGCAGGCGACGATCCCGAAGCAACTCCGCGAGAAGTTCGGGATCGAGACCCCAGGACGGGTTCGGTTCCGCGAGAGCGAGGCGGGCGAGATCGTGGTCGAGCCCGTTCCACGACCGTCAGAGCTCCGGGGTCGACTCGCCACCGACGAGTACGAGCGGGGCGAAATCACGGCGAAGCTTCAGGAGTTTCGCGATTCCGAACGCGTCGAAGAGCGGCCGCGCGACGTGGCGAACCCGGATGGCGATGAGTGAAACCTACGTGTTTGACGCCGAGCCGCTGATCGCGTACTGCTACGACGAACCCGGCGCGGACCGTGTCGAGTCGCTGCTGACGGCGGTTTACGACGGCGATGCGACCGGTTTCATGAGCGAGGTCACTGCGACGGAGGTCACGTACAAGATCGCGTGGCTCGAAA is drawn from Halococcus salsus and contains these coding sequences:
- a CDS encoding AbrB/MazE/SpoVT family DNA-binding domain-containing protein: MSGTTRDVVRVSAKGQATIPKQLREKFGIETPGRVRFRESEAGEIVVEPVPRPSELRGRLATDEYERGEITAKLQEFRDSERVEERPRDVANPDGDE